The following coding sequences lie in one Salarias fasciatus chromosome 7 unlocalized genomic scaffold, fSalaFa1.1 super_scaffold_4, whole genome shotgun sequence genomic window:
- the bxdc2 gene encoding ribosome biogenesis protein BRX1 homolog yields the protein MAAYKRKRGLSGLADKKAKKVKFVADGDEEEQDENNEITVVPPVSMGKWTNKERVLIFSSRGINFRTRHLMQDLRTMMPHSKADTKMDRKDKLLVINEVCEIKNCNKCLFFEAKKKQDLYMWISNSPHGPSAKFLVQNIHTLAELKMTGNCLKGSRPLLSFDPKFDSEPHYALLKELFIQTFSTPRYHPKSQPFVDHVLTFTIADNRIWFRNYQIIEEDASLVEVGPRFVLNLIKIFQGSFGGPTLYENPNFKSPNMHRRTLRLATAAKVREKQMVKDIHKVKRKEAKEDLTKDVTADVFLTPAEEKPVHIQTEAPPPKPVKKNKHKAFKRQRMQRK from the exons ATGGCGGCATACAAGAGAAAACGTGGACTTTCTGGTCTCGCTgataaaaaagctaaaaaggTGAAATTTGTCGCGGATGGAGATGAAGAAGAGCAGGACGAGAACAATGAAATCACGGTTGTGCCCCCTGTGTCTATG GGAAAGTGGACCAACAAGGAAAGAGTTCTCATATTCTCATCGAGAGGGATCAACTTCAGGACCAGACATCTGATGCAGGATCTGAGGACCATGATGCCTCATTCTAAAGCAG ATACgaaaatggacagaaaagaCAAGCTGCTTGTCATTAATGAG GTGTGCGAAATAAAGAACTGCAACAAATGCCTGTTTTTTGAAGCAAAGAAAAAGCAAGATCTCTACATGTG GATATCGAACAGCCCCCATGGACCTTCTGCAAAGTTTCTAGTCCAGAACA TTCACACACTGGCTGAACTCAAAATGACTGGAAACTGCCTCAAGGGGTCGAGGCCTCTGCTGTCATTCGATCCT AAATTTGACAGTGAGCCCCACTATGCTTTGCTGAAAGAGCTCTTCATCCAG ACATTCTCCACCCCTCGCTACCACCCAAAGAGTCAGCCGTTTGTGGACCATGTCCTCACATTCACAATTGCAGACAACAGGATATGGTTTAGAAACTACCAG ATCATTGAAGAAGATGCATCTCTTGTCGAGGTTGGGCCTCGCTTCGTCCTCAACCTCATCAAGATCTTTCAGGGGAGTTTCGGAGGGCCCACACTCTACGAAAACCCAAACTTCAAGTCTCCTAACATG CACCGGCGCACGCTCCGACTGGCAACGGCAGCCAAAGTGCGCGAAAAGCAGATGGTGAAGGATATTCACAAGGTGAAGAGGAAGGAAGCGAAGGAGGATCTGACCAAGGACGTGACCGCCGACGTCTTCCTGACGCCGGCCGAGGAGAAGCCCGTtcacattcagacagaagcGCCGCCGCCGAAGCCGgtgaagaagaacaaacacaaagctttcAAAAGACAACGGATGCAAAGGAAGTGA